In Daucus carota subsp. sativus chromosome 4, DH1 v3.0, whole genome shotgun sequence, one DNA window encodes the following:
- the LOC108203437 gene encoding uncharacterized protein LOC108203437 has protein sequence MRLSLGKTVQEKEEIAKFSQWVLDVGNGHLPNVHPDDTVNDPDVIIPDKFLIHSTRQPIKDIVDVIYPDISTNISNTEFLKQRSILTPTNAIVNDVNSYILDQLLGTVHTYYSQDSLSDNVQANAEFGAGFPVEYLNSINMPSLPRHDLKLKIGSVIMLMRNLNQLMGLCNGTRMIVKKCMPNSILCEILTGSEAGSMHIILRIEMEPSDSQWPVEFKRVQFPMQLCFAMTINKSQGQSLDKVGLYLPRSVFTHGQLYVAVSRVTSPSGLHILIDSDAGGSTNITANVVFEEVFYNLPH, from the coding sequence atgCGCCTCTCACTTGGCAAAACTGTCCAGGAGAAGGAAGAAATTGCTAAATTCAGCCAGTGGGTGCTTGATGTGGGAAACGGTCATCTACCCAATGTGCATCCGGACGATACCGTTAATGATCCTGATGTGATCATCCCGGATAAATTCCTGATTCACTCAACTAGGCAGCCGATCAAAGATATAGTTGATGTTATTTATCCAGATATTTCCACAAACATATCAAATACAGAATTTTTGAAGCAAAGGTCAATTTTGACTCCAACCAATGCTATTGTCAATGACGTCAATTCATACATCCTAGATCAGTTGCTCGGTACAGTACACACCTATTACAGCCAGGATTCTTTGTCGGACAATGTTCAAGCGAATGCTGAGTTTGGAGCTGGTTTTCCGGTGGAATATCTCAATTCCATCAATATGCCAAGTCTGCCGAGACAtgatttgaagttaaaaatagGCTCCGTCATAATGCTGAtgagaaatttgaatcaactcaTGGGCCTCTGTAATGGTACAAGAATGATTGTTAAAAAATGCATGCCTAACAGCATTCTCTGCGAAATTTTGACCGGTTCTGAAGCTGGCTCGATGCACATCATCCTGCGAATTGAGATGGAACCCAGCGACTCTCAGTGGCCTGTTGAATTCAAGAGGGTTCAGTTTCCTATGCAATTGTGCTTTGCCATGACAATAAACAAAAGCCAGGGACAGTCTCTCGACAAGGTTGGTCTATATTTACCGAGATCCGTTTTTACCCATGGACAACTTTATGTCGCCGTATCCAGGGTCACTTCTCCCTCGGGTCTTCACATTTTAATTGACAGTGATGCTGGAGGCTCTACTAACATTACTGCCAATGTTGTTTTTGAGGAGGTTTTCTACAATTTACCTCATTAG